The Acidobacteriota bacterium DNA segment GATCAGTTGACAGGCAGGTCTCACAGGTGCATCCAATCGCTGGTACACCTGTTGACGTGCCGGTTCCTAAAAAGGTGACGTGCATAGCTTTTTGAATGAAGAATTGAGAATGCCATTAAACCATTGTATCAACTTGAGTTGCGATGTCTTTCAACTTACCCTTGTTCTTGCTCGAACCCCTGGATGCGTGGCTGGAATCTGATGACTAACTTTGGGTTACAGATTTTTTCTTGGTGACTTTTTAACCTGGTTTCTTCATTCTTCATTCTTCATTGCAGAGGTTCTCCCGTCATGGCGGCAAAGCGATCTTTCAGGTTGTGCAACACCTCATTGAGAACTTGAGACTCTTCGCGCGCCAGGTTATTTCGGGTCTTGATGGTGAGCATGTCGAGCACCTGAATCAGGTGATGAGCGGTGCCAAGGTCAACTTCAACCGGGCCATAGCCGGGATTGACCATCCCTAAACACATCATGGCCTGGCCGGCCAAACTCAAGATAAAGTCAGAGAATCTGGGGTCTTCAACGGGCTCTATTTCATCAAACCCAGGAGAAACTGTTGAACGTGCAGTGGATGGGACAGGAGGGGTGATTGATTGAGTTGGCGCATCTGTTGAAATTGAAGTTGTCTGAGTCGCCCCAACTTCAGATTCTGGAGCTTCTTGTACTTCCCGAGGTGTGCCGTCTGAATTAAATAAGCGGCGGTCACTGACTCGAAATGAGGGTTTCTTTTCCTCGCCCATAAACACGGATCCTCCAAAAAAGGGACAAAAATGACAAGATGATAAGGTAACAAAAAGACAGGATGACCAGGGGCAATCTGAAAGAATCGCAAGAGAATAGAATGATAACCCCCAGTTCATTCTTCACTCTCACGCTTCATTTCACAAAATTCCCTAAATACTCATTAACTATCACCTTCCAGGTTGGGTTGACGCGAACGCCCCACACGCGGGCTACGGCGTTTCCGACGGAGTTCGACCAGATCAGTTTCCAAATCACGCACATCCCGTACGGAATCTTCCATTTGCGTGTAAATAATATCAATTTTCTTCATTGCAAAAACAATTATTTCAGTTACTTGCCGGAGTGAAGCCACCATGGCTTTGTGAACAGCCAGGACATCCTGATTTTCCTCTGTTTCGTTCCCGGCTTGTTCGAAAAATTGCTTGAGTTCTTCGCGATGAAATTCAAGTTCGCTTCGCATCCGCTCACGTTCAACCCGCAGGCTGAGCAATGCCCGGTGCGTCCGCTCCAGTTCGATATTTAAATTTGTGGCGGATTGGCCATAGGTCGAAACGCTTTTTTTAATCACTTCCAGGGTGGCCAGCAAGCGATCCTGTTCAGCCTGATTCGCCGCTGGTTCAAAAAAGTGAGAGGGAATTGGGTTTGCTGTTCCCAACAATGCATCAATTGGCGGCATGTCGGGCAGGGTTGGTGCGGCTTCGGGTTCAAGCAATGATTCCACTGGCGGCAGGTGGGCGGAAATCGGGCCGGCTGGGGGCGGATACGATGATCCAAGGTTGGAAGCCAGTGGTGGATGCGAGGGGGAGGTGGTGGTCGCTGGACGGGCAGGTGGGGTCACCCCTTGAGCCGGTGATTGGGTATTCATGAGTGCCCGGAAGGTGCAGAGCTTGATGTGCTCTGCCGCCTCCAGCGACACACTGGACGCAACCGATATTTCCTGGGCGGATGCCATCACCAGATCGTTGAGGCGGGTAATCCCAGCCGCATGGATCTTTTGAATATCAGCCGGACTGACATCTTTGTAGTAAGGTAACATCTCTGAGATCAGATAGTTACTGGCTGTTCGAAACCGTTCTTTGACTTCACTCCCTTGTTGTGATTGCAGGGTTTGGGGTTCCTGGCCAAGGCTTTGCTGAATGAGTCGGGTTAATTCAGTAAAATCACGGTTTAAATTTTTGGCGTCGCGTTCGGTCAGTGTTTTGCGTTTGCCTTGCTGGATATCAGTCAGTGGTCGTTCAATCGCCTTCAAGACGTCATAAATATCGTGGTATTTGATGGTATCCGCGGCATTGATCAATGGTTTTAAGGAACCGGTGCAGGCATCAATGGTGCCCCGAATCGTGGACATTAGACTGGGATTGGCGGCGGCTTGAGGGACGATCTCGGTTAATTGACGAATGGCATAGCCCACCGGCTCCAAAAATTGAAGCACGATATTGCTAAACATTTCTTTCAGTTCAGCATCGGTTTGACGATCATGAGCCAGCCGTTCTTGAGGCGTGACCGCGGCATAAGCCCCCGATGGAGACATCAATCCGTCAATGGCGGCTGAAATATCCTCATCTCCAAGTTCCGCCAGTTTTGAAGCCAATTCCCCGGCGAGCGTCCGCTTCCGCTTGGGTTGTTCTTCTACGGGAAATCGATTTTCTGGTTCGGGCATACAAAAGGCTCCTTGGGATAGCTGACCGTGAGCGAGTGAGGGAGTGAAAGAGTGACGTGGTGAAGGAGTGAAAGAATGAAGTCGTTGAGTCTTGATTCGCCTCAATGTCCCGTCATCCTTTGAAATCCTGTGATTTTTCTCTTTCGCTATTTCGCTCGTTCGCTACTTTCACCTGATTGAATCTGATTTTCCAATGCGGCAACGCGTTCCTGGAGTTGATGAAGTTGTTTGAGCAGATCGGGTAGTTTGGAGAAAACAGCAGATGCTCTCAGCCATTGACGATTGTCAATGGCTGGATAGCCGGAGACGCGTTTTCCAGCTTCCACCGAGTTCGGGATACCGCTTTGGGCGGTCGCCAGCACGCCGTCGCCAATTGTGAGGTGGCCGGCGACCCCAACCTGGCCAGCCAGCGTGACCCGATTTCCAACCGTCGTACTGCCTGCCAGGCCCACCTGGGCACACAGCAGCGTGTCTTCACCAACGGTGGAACCGTGGCCGATTTGGACCAGATTGTCAATCTTGGCACCCCGTCGAATCCGGGTTTCGCCGATGCTGGCCCGGTCAATTTGAGTGCCGGCACCAATTTCAACGTCGGCTTCCAGCACAACCAGGCCGGATTGAACAATTTTATA contains these protein-coding regions:
- a CDS encoding DUF1844 domain-containing protein yields the protein MGEEKKPSFRVSDRRLFNSDGTPREVQEAPESEVGATQTTSISTDAPTQSITPPVPSTARSTVSPGFDEIEPVEDPRFSDFILSLAGQAMMCLGMVNPGYGPVEVDLGTAHHLIQVLDMLTIKTRNNLAREESQVLNEVLHNLKDRFAAMTGEPLQ